In Thalassotalea fonticola, a single genomic region encodes these proteins:
- the ubiG gene encoding bifunctional 2-polyprenyl-6-hydroxyphenol methylase/3-demethylubiquinol 3-O-methyltransferase UbiG, with product MSEQLNVNPEEIAKFEKVASQWWDLHGDFKPLHQINPLRRNFITSHVGEIFDKKIIDVGCGGGILAESLARLGAKVTGIDMGTEPLNVAKLHALEAGITVKYEKITAEQKANDNTQSFDVVTCMEMLEHVPDPESIVRACAQMVKPGGYVFFSTLNKTTKSYLFAILAAEKLLKLVPDGTHDWDKFIRPSQLITWAENAGLKCFDASGIHYNPITENHKLADGLDVNYILAFKMPEQG from the coding sequence ATGTCTGAACAATTAAACGTAAACCCTGAAGAAATAGCCAAATTTGAAAAAGTAGCCAGTCAATGGTGGGACTTACATGGCGATTTTAAGCCGTTACATCAAATAAACCCTTTGCGCCGAAATTTTATCACTTCACATGTAGGTGAAATTTTTGACAAAAAAATTATCGATGTTGGTTGTGGTGGCGGTATATTAGCGGAAAGCCTAGCTCGTTTGGGTGCAAAAGTAACAGGTATAGACATGGGTACTGAGCCATTAAATGTGGCTAAACTGCATGCCCTAGAAGCTGGTATCACGGTAAAATATGAAAAAATTACTGCTGAACAAAAAGCTAACGATAATACGCAAAGCTTTGATGTCGTTACCTGTATGGAAATGTTAGAACATGTGCCTGATCCTGAATCTATCGTTCGTGCCTGTGCGCAAATGGTAAAACCTGGTGGCTATGTATTTTTCTCAACCTTGAATAAAACCACTAAATCATATTTATTTGCTATTTTAGCCGCTGAAAAGCTGTTAAAACTTGTTCCTGATGGAACACATGACTGGGATAAGTTTATTCGCCCATCACAATTGATCACTTGGGCTGAAAATGCCGGGTTAAAATGCTTTGATGCCAGCGGTATTCACTATAATCCAATTACTGAAAATCATAAGTTAGCTGATGGTTTAGATGTTAATTACATTCTTGCCTTTAAAATGCCCGAGCAGGGTTAA
- the nrdB gene encoding class Ia ribonucleoside-diphosphate reductase subunit beta produces the protein MSYSTFNQTKNDPLLEPMFMGQTVNVSRFDQQKHPIFEKLIEKQLSFFWRPEEVDISKDRADWQSLTTSERHIFISNLKYQTLLDSIAARSVNVCMLPLVSIPELETWIETWGFYETIHSRSYTHILRNLFTDPSEIFDDIVINKNILNRASAISKYFDRVILLTQLFQSQGEGTYTVEGEEVVVTVREIKKALYRSVCSTNALEAIRFYVSFACSFAFAERELLEGNAKIIKLIARDEAVHLTATQHILNIWATGKDDPEMQEISEELHQEGLELFLDVIEQEKEWADYLFKDGSMIGLNAEILKQYIEYLSNQRLQAIGYEPQFAIKSNPLPWINSYLSSDNVQVAPQETEISSYLVGQTDSAVDASDFDDFDL, from the coding sequence ATGTCGTATTCAACGTTTAACCAAACTAAAAATGATCCACTTTTAGAGCCAATGTTTATGGGACAAACCGTAAATGTTTCTCGTTTTGATCAACAAAAGCACCCTATTTTTGAAAAGTTAATTGAAAAGCAATTAAGTTTTTTCTGGCGCCCTGAAGAAGTAGATATTTCTAAAGACAGAGCTGACTGGCAGTCATTAACGACTAGTGAACGTCACATTTTTATCTCAAATTTAAAATATCAAACATTGCTTGATTCAATTGCTGCACGTAGTGTGAATGTTTGTATGTTGCCACTTGTGTCTATTCCTGAGCTTGAAACTTGGATTGAAACCTGGGGATTTTACGAAACCATTCATTCACGTTCTTACACCCATATTTTACGTAACCTATTCACTGACCCTAGTGAGATTTTTGATGATATCGTCATTAACAAAAACATCCTTAATCGTGCTAGTGCTATTAGTAAATACTTTGACCGGGTAATTCTACTTACGCAATTATTTCAATCTCAAGGTGAAGGCACTTACACTGTTGAAGGTGAAGAAGTTGTCGTAACAGTACGGGAAATTAAAAAAGCACTTTATCGCTCAGTATGTTCAACCAATGCACTGGAAGCGATTCGTTTTTATGTTTCGTTTGCTTGTTCATTCGCCTTTGCTGAACGCGAGTTGCTTGAAGGTAATGCTAAAATCATCAAGCTAATTGCTCGTGACGAAGCTGTACATTTAACCGCTACGCAACACATCTTAAATATTTGGGCCACTGGCAAAGATGATCCTGAGATGCAAGAGATCTCAGAAGAGCTGCATCAAGAAGGCTTAGAGTTATTTTTAGATGTAATCGAACAAGAAAAAGAGTGGGCAGATTACCTGTTTAAAGACGGTTCAATGATTGGCCTTAATGCAGAAATTTTAAAACAATACATTGAGTATCTATCAAATCAACGTTTACAGGCAATAGGTTATGAACCGCAGTTTGCGATCAAAAGTAATCCACTACCTTGGATCAACTCGTACCTATCGAGT
- the nrdA gene encoding class 1a ribonucleoside-diphosphate reductase subunit alpha has product MNNNLFVTKRNGEKEPIDLDKIHQVIDWAAEGLDSVSVSQVEIKSHIQFYDGIKTEDIHETIIKAAADLISEETPDYQYLAARLAIFHLRKKAYGKYEPPALFEHVTKMVDAGKYDKHLTEDYTAEEFATLDSYIDHNRDKNFSYAAVKQLEGKYLVQNRVTGEIYESAQFLYMLVSACLFAKYPSETRLEYIKGFYDAISSFKISLPTPIMAGVRTPTRQFSSCVLIETGDSLDSINATTSAIVKYVSQRAGIGINAGRIRALGSSIRNGEAFHTGCIPFYKHFQTAVKSCSQGGVRGGAATLFYPLWHLEVESLLVLKNNRGVEENRVRHLDYGIQFNKTMYQRLIKGDYITLFSPSDVPGLYDAFFEDQDKFEALYVQYENDESIRKKRIKAIELFTLFAQERASTGRIYLQNVDHCNTHSPFDPSVAPVRQSNLCLEIALPTKPMNDINDENGEIALCTLSAFNLGKIDSLDELEGLADLAVRALDNLLDYQDYPVAAALSATMGRRTLGIGVINYAYYLAKNGVFYSNGSANNLTHRTFEAIQFYLLKASNNLAKEQGACPKFNETRLSQGILPIDTYKKDIDKICSESLHLDWEGLRTSIKEHGVRNSTVSALMPSETSSQISNATNGIEPPRGLISVKASKDGVLKQVVPEYEKLKHNYELLWNIPDNTGYLELVGIMQKFVDQTISANTNYDPNKFENGKVPIKQILKDILLGYKLGVKTMYYHNTRDGADDSMVDGDDDCAGGACKI; this is encoded by the coding sequence ATGAATAACAACCTTTTTGTCACCAAGCGTAATGGTGAAAAAGAACCTATCGATCTCGATAAAATCCATCAAGTAATAGACTGGGCAGCTGAAGGACTAGACTCCGTTTCAGTTTCTCAAGTTGAAATTAAATCTCACATTCAGTTTTATGACGGTATCAAAACTGAAGATATTCATGAAACAATTATTAAAGCTGCAGCTGATTTAATCTCGGAAGAAACCCCTGATTATCAATACTTAGCGGCGCGTTTAGCCATATTTCATTTACGTAAAAAAGCTTACGGCAAATATGAACCGCCGGCGTTATTTGAGCACGTAACCAAAATGGTTGATGCGGGCAAATATGATAAGCATTTAACCGAAGATTACACGGCAGAAGAATTTGCTACGTTAGATAGCTATATTGACCATAACCGCGATAAAAACTTTAGTTATGCTGCGGTTAAGCAATTAGAAGGTAAATATCTGGTACAAAACCGTGTGACGGGTGAAATTTACGAAAGTGCGCAATTCTTATATATGCTAGTTTCAGCGTGTTTATTTGCCAAATACCCAAGCGAAACACGTTTGGAGTACATTAAAGGTTTTTACGACGCGATTTCCAGCTTTAAAATTTCATTACCTACACCAATTATGGCCGGTGTTCGTACTCCTACTCGTCAGTTCTCATCTTGTGTATTGATTGAAACAGGCGATAGTTTAGATTCTATAAATGCCACAACCAGCGCAATTGTGAAGTACGTATCACAACGAGCAGGTATTGGTATCAACGCAGGTCGTATTCGCGCTTTAGGCAGTTCGATACGTAACGGTGAAGCATTTCATACTGGTTGCATTCCATTTTATAAACACTTTCAAACAGCTGTTAAAAGTTGTTCACAAGGTGGTGTCCGCGGCGGTGCAGCAACGTTATTCTATCCTTTGTGGCATTTAGAAGTAGAAAGCTTATTAGTGCTTAAAAACAACCGTGGTGTTGAAGAAAACCGCGTACGTCACTTAGATTACGGTATACAATTTAACAAAACCATGTATCAACGTTTAATTAAAGGCGATTACATTACGTTATTCAGCCCTTCAGACGTACCTGGTTTATACGATGCATTTTTTGAAGACCAAGACAAATTTGAAGCCTTGTATGTGCAATACGAAAATGATGAATCAATTCGTAAAAAACGTATCAAAGCGATTGAATTATTTACTTTATTCGCGCAAGAGCGTGCCAGTACTGGCCGTATTTATTTGCAAAACGTTGATCACTGTAATACTCACAGCCCATTTGATCCGAGCGTAGCTCCTGTTCGTCAATCGAACCTTTGTTTAGAAATTGCCCTACCAACTAAACCAATGAACGATATCAATGATGAGAACGGTGAAATTGCACTTTGTACTTTATCTGCATTCAACCTTGGCAAGATTGACAGCCTAGATGAATTAGAAGGCTTGGCTGATTTAGCAGTGCGTGCTCTTGATAATTTATTAGATTACCAAGACTACCCTGTAGCGGCGGCATTAAGTGCTACCATGGGTAGACGCACGTTGGGTATAGGTGTGATTAACTACGCATATTATTTAGCTAAAAATGGTGTGTTCTACTCAAACGGCAGTGCAAACAATCTAACCCATAGAACATTTGAAGCTATCCAATTTTACTTATTGAAAGCGTCGAACAACCTAGCGAAAGAACAAGGTGCGTGTCCTAAGTTTAATGAAACGCGTTTATCGCAAGGCATTTTACCAATTGACACTTACAAAAAAGACATTGATAAGATTTGCTCAGAAAGCTTACACCTAGACTGGGAAGGTCTGCGTACCAGCATTAAAGAGCATGGTGTACGTAACTCAACCGTATCGGCATTAATGCCATCAGAAACATCGTCTCAGATTTCAAATGCAACTAACGGCATTGAACCGCCACGCGGCTTAATCAGTGTTAAGGCAAGTAAAGATGGTGTGTTAAAGCAAGTTGTACCGGAGTACGAAAAGCTTAAACATAACTACGAGTTACTTTGGAATATTCCTGATAACACCGGTTATTTAGAATTAGTTGGCATTATGCAAAAATTTGTTGACCAAACAATTTCAGCAAACACTAACTATGATCCAAACAAATTTGAAAACGGCAAAGTGCCAATCAAACAAATCTTAAAAGACATCTTACTTGGCTACAAACTTGGTGTTAAAACCATGTATTACCATAATACCCGTGACGGTGCTGACGACAGCATGGTTGATGGTGATGATGATTGTGCCGGCGGTGCATGTAAAATTTAA
- a CDS encoding HAD family hydrolase translates to MLSAAKGVLFDLDGTLLDTADDLGAALNHLLNVYEFPVVSSKEYRLVASDGVYPLLELGFKQQLGRFDKEVLRQEFLDYYLANIANHTQLFPGIEQLLTLIEQANIPWGIVTNKPAFLTDPLLLHFKQFKKSQSNISGDTIKERKPHPAPMLLASKEIGISAEHIWYLGDAKRDIDAGNAALMTTVAVKWGYIKQFDDCSKWQADHIISNPLELIEITK, encoded by the coding sequence ATGTTAAGCGCAGCTAAGGGAGTGTTGTTTGACTTAGACGGCACCCTTTTAGACACCGCAGATGATTTAGGTGCGGCGCTGAACCATTTACTGAACGTTTATGAGTTCCCTGTTGTTTCGAGTAAAGAATATCGACTCGTCGCTTCTGACGGTGTTTATCCATTATTAGAACTTGGTTTTAAGCAACAACTTGGTAGGTTTGATAAAGAAGTACTTCGACAAGAGTTTCTCGATTATTACTTAGCTAATATTGCCAACCACACGCAATTATTTCCAGGTATTGAACAACTGTTAACCTTAATTGAGCAGGCCAATATTCCTTGGGGAATTGTCACCAATAAACCAGCCTTTTTAACTGATCCGTTATTGTTACATTTCAAGCAGTTTAAAAAATCTCAATCAAACATCAGTGGCGATACCATAAAAGAGCGAAAACCGCACCCTGCGCCTATGCTATTAGCGAGTAAAGAAATTGGCATTTCAGCTGAACATATTTGGTATTTAGGTGATGCTAAGCGTGATATTGATGCTGGTAATGCCGCTTTGATGACAACCGTAGCAGTAAAGTGGGGCTATATAAAACAGTTCGACGACTGCTCAAAATGGCAAGCGGATCACATTATTTCAAATCCCTTAGAGTTAATAGAGATTACTAAATAA